The following proteins are co-located in the Fructilactobacillus carniphilus genome:
- the pheS gene encoding phenylalanine--tRNA ligase subunit alpha, which yields MSLQTELETIKDNGLQQIEAATDQKKLNQIKVQLLGKKGSITQTLRGIAKLPVEERPTAGSLANQIRDELTTALETKLSALETAALNQKLAAEKIDVTLPGDQIPFGHPHVIQKIIDEIEDIFIGMGYQVLSGPEVEEEHYNFEMMNLPKDHPARDMQDTFYITKEILMRTHTSPMQARALETHDFSQGPLKMISPGVVFRRDTDDPTHSHQFHQVEGIVIDKHITMADLKGTLAAMTHALFGDKFQVRLRPSYFPFTEPSVEADITCMNCGGKGCAVCKGSGWIEVLGAGMVHPNVLKMAGVDPHEYGGFAFGVGPDRFAMLKYGVTDIRDFYLNNLKFLTQFD from the coding sequence ATGAGTTTGCAAACGGAGTTAGAAACGATTAAGGACAATGGTTTGCAGCAGATTGAGGCTGCGACCGATCAAAAGAAATTAAACCAAATTAAGGTGCAACTTCTGGGGAAAAAGGGTTCAATTACCCAAACACTTCGCGGAATTGCCAAGTTACCCGTCGAAGAACGTCCAACGGCAGGGAGTCTAGCTAATCAGATTCGGGATGAATTAACCACTGCGCTAGAAACGAAGCTATCGGCCTTAGAAACGGCGGCCTTGAATCAAAAATTAGCTGCAGAAAAGATTGACGTCACCTTGCCAGGAGACCAAATTCCATTTGGACACCCCCACGTGATTCAAAAGATCATTGATGAAATCGAAGATATTTTCATCGGCATGGGGTATCAGGTTTTAAGTGGTCCGGAAGTCGAAGAAGAACACTATAACTTTGAGATGATGAACTTACCAAAGGATCATCCCGCTCGTGACATGCAGGATACGTTCTACATCACTAAGGAGATTTTAATGCGGACCCACACCTCTCCAATGCAGGCGCGGGCACTAGAAACGCATGACTTTAGCCAGGGACCACTAAAGATGATTTCTCCCGGAGTCGTATTCCGGCGGGATACCGATGATCCCACTCATTCTCACCAGTTTCACCAAGTGGAAGGAATCGTGATTGATAAACACATTACGATGGCCGACTTAAAGGGAACGTTAGCTGCCATGACGCATGCGCTCTTTGGAGATAAATTTCAAGTGCGATTACGGCCCAGCTATTTCCCATTTACGGAACCATCCGTGGAAGCTGACATCACGTGCATGAATTGTGGTGGTAAGGGCTGTGCTGTTTGCAAGGGCTCTGGTTGGATTGAAGTGCTGGGAGCCGGCATGGTTCATCCGAACGTTTTAAAAATGGCTGGAGTTGATCCACACGAATACGGCGGCTTTGCCTTTGGAGTGGGTCCCGATCGGTTTGCAATGCTGAAATACGGTGTCACCGATATTCGAGATTTCTACTTGAACAACCTGAAATTCTTGACGCAATTTGACTAA
- a CDS encoding winged helix-turn-helix transcriptional regulator, producing the protein MGKRRMRDETCLCASFQEAFQILGRKWNGMIIQSLLVSGPLRFGELALKVPNCSDRVLTARLKELQGYDIVTRKTSDDSALILYDLTPKGQDLRPVMEATHDWADKWCNGNDEA; encoded by the coding sequence ATGGGAAAAAGACGAATGAGGGACGAAACCTGTTTATGTGCTAGCTTTCAGGAAGCATTCCAAATTTTAGGGCGCAAGTGGAACGGAATGATCATTCAATCTTTATTGGTGAGTGGACCACTCCGGTTTGGAGAACTAGCCTTAAAGGTTCCTAATTGTAGTGATCGCGTTCTAACGGCCCGGTTAAAGGAATTGCAGGGTTATGACATTGTTACTAGAAAGACCAGTGATGATTCAGCATTGATTTTGTATGATTTAACTCCCAAAGGACAAGATTTACGTCCGGTAATGGAAGCCACTCATGATTGGGCAGATAAATGGTGTAATGGCAACGATGAAGCTTGA
- a CDS encoding HD domain-containing protein, translating into MTKTDWRNDPEYLSCVQDLLEAPAVQKLANYTQHHHSTRLKHCLYVSYESYRIAKRMNLDYRAAARGGLLHDLFYYDWRTTKFAVGSHAFIHPRVALRNAKKITQLTPKEEDIILKHMWGLTLARPKYKESVIVSLVDDYAAVNEFMTPLESKVKKALKK; encoded by the coding sequence ATGACTAAAACTGATTGGCGCAATGATCCGGAATACTTGAGTTGCGTCCAGGATTTATTGGAAGCGCCCGCGGTGCAAAAACTAGCGAACTATACCCAACATCATCATTCGACGCGCTTAAAGCATTGCTTGTATGTTTCCTATGAAAGTTATCGAATTGCCAAACGAATGAACCTGGACTACCGGGCAGCCGCTCGAGGGGGCTTGTTGCACGACTTGTTTTATTACGACTGGCGGACGACTAAGTTTGCAGTGGGAAGTCACGCCTTTATTCATCCCCGGGTGGCGCTAAGAAATGCCAAAAAAATTACCCAGTTAACTCCCAAAGAAGAAGACATTATTTTGAAACATATGTGGGGGTTAACTTTGGCTCGGCCTAAGTATAAGGAAAGTGTCATCGTATCTTTGGTAGACGATTATGCGGCGGTTAATGAATTTATGACCCCACTGGAAAGTAAAGTAAAAAAAGCTTTGAAAAAATAA
- a CDS encoding TrmH family RNA methyltransferase: MERINSKHNQQIKQLKKLATPKGRKQQQRYLLESWHLVQEALASLPAAEIEMIYATDDQDLEHGSELTGWPVTLISDAVAQELGETTTPQGIFLVCKLQAPAVEPNYHGAWLLLDQVQDPGNIGTMVRTADAAGFAGVVFGNGTASPYNGKVLRAMQGSQFHLQVVEADLKVVLDWFHTKQRPVYGTELNPAAVNYREVHPQSDFALIMGNEGNGMDSSLLQQTTKNLYIPIKGHAESLNVAIAAAVIMFRIKAD; the protein is encoded by the coding sequence ATGGAACGAATTAATTCGAAACACAACCAACAAATTAAGCAACTCAAAAAATTAGCCACTCCTAAGGGGCGTAAACAGCAACAACGTTATTTACTGGAGAGTTGGCACTTGGTTCAAGAAGCACTAGCGTCCTTACCGGCAGCTGAAATTGAAATGATTTATGCGACGGACGATCAGGATTTAGAGCATGGTTCAGAGTTAACCGGTTGGCCAGTGACACTGATTTCTGATGCAGTCGCGCAAGAGTTGGGGGAAACCACAACTCCTCAAGGAATTTTTCTGGTTTGTAAACTGCAAGCGCCCGCGGTTGAACCGAATTATCACGGCGCTTGGTTATTGTTAGACCAAGTACAAGATCCAGGTAACATTGGAACCATGGTTAGGACTGCTGATGCAGCTGGTTTTGCCGGAGTAGTTTTCGGCAATGGAACGGCGAGCCCTTATAATGGAAAAGTTTTACGGGCCATGCAGGGGAGCCAGTTTCACCTTCAAGTTGTGGAAGCTGATTTAAAAGTAGTGTTAGACTGGTTTCACACTAAGCAACGACCGGTTTATGGAACCGAGCTGAATCCCGCAGCGGTTAATTATCGCGAGGTTCATCCCCAGTCGGACTTTGCGTTAATTATGGGCAATGAAGGCAATGGGATGGATTCTTCCTTATTGCAGCAAACAACTAAGAACTTGTATATCCCAATTAAGGGTCACGCGGAGTCTTTAAACGTTGCCATTGCTGCAGCTGTAATCATGTTCCGCATTAAGGCGGACTAA
- the yidC gene encoding membrane protein insertase YidC, with translation MKKGKKLALLGLAGLAAFTLSGCVQTDAHGKPYGFVYDYLAVPGQHVMDWLAQYVGGYGWSLIVITVVVRLLLLPMMVSQVKKSTVQQEKMALVKPQLTKLQQLMKNAKTQQEQVELNQQMMRLYKDNNISMTGGIGCLPLLIQLPVFAALYAAIRYSPELSHTVFMGIQLGQKSLLLAILSLVVYGIQGYLSMLGMPKDQRKQMGFMMLISPIMIFFVTMSSPAGLGIYFFIGGLFAILQQLIVNAYRPKIVAQVNAEAKRNPPKVVVPDEIVKEEDQIETEEKAENREPQASPHHHRNQNKQRHHHDE, from the coding sequence ATGAAAAAAGGAAAAAAACTAGCGTTACTAGGCTTAGCTGGTCTCGCTGCTTTCACTTTGTCTGGGTGTGTACAGACTGATGCACACGGAAAGCCATACGGGTTTGTTTATGACTATCTAGCTGTTCCTGGGCAACACGTCATGGATTGGCTAGCGCAGTACGTGGGCGGTTACGGTTGGTCCTTAATTGTGATTACCGTTGTGGTTAGACTCTTGTTATTACCTATGATGGTTAGTCAGGTGAAGAAGTCAACCGTGCAACAAGAAAAAATGGCGCTGGTCAAGCCTCAACTCACCAAGTTACAACAACTGATGAAAAATGCCAAGACCCAACAAGAGCAAGTGGAATTAAACCAACAAATGATGCGCTTATACAAGGACAATAACATCAGCATGACTGGTGGCATTGGGTGTCTTCCCCTTTTAATTCAGTTACCAGTGTTTGCCGCTCTGTATGCGGCCATTCGGTACTCACCAGAGTTATCCCACACGGTTTTCATGGGGATTCAATTGGGACAAAAGAGTTTATTACTTGCCATTTTGTCCTTGGTTGTTTATGGAATTCAAGGTTACTTGTCCATGCTCGGTATGCCCAAGGATCAACGGAAGCAAATGGGCTTCATGATGCTAATCAGTCCCATTATGATTTTCTTCGTAACCATGTCTTCTCCAGCCGGATTAGGAATCTACTTCTTCATTGGTGGACTCTTCGCTATCTTACAACAACTAATCGTTAATGCTTACCGACCTAAAATCGTGGCTCAGGTTAATGCCGAAGCCAAGCGTAATCCCCCGAAAGTGGTCGTTCCAGATGAAATTGTTAAGGAAGAAGATCAGATTGAAACGGAAGAAAAAGCCGAAAATAGAGAACCACAAGCAAGTCCGCACCATCACCGCAATCAAAATAAACAACGTCATCACCATGATGAATAA
- a CDS encoding Bax inhibitor-1 family protein encodes MNGEILGNTQDLAQRLIAKTYQKVTIGLIITGLVMAFMATFMRSFIMSMGLGTSLIFLVIMLGLMFMLSRSISNEKSSPSTANAIYYTMTVLFGVSVSPLLVIYNINTIGLAMLATAVMFGGLTYYANHTKKDYIPMSIYLFWGLLAAIILSVVAAFIRVPGLYLLIDVVMLVIFAFYIIIDTQSVKRFANQVSSEAQLEKFSTLGALNIYLDVLNLFEILVELIGMGQNNNN; translated from the coding sequence ATGAATGGTGAAATTTTGGGTAACACCCAAGATCTAGCACAACGTTTGATCGCGAAAACTTACCAAAAAGTAACGATTGGACTTATCATTACTGGATTAGTAATGGCTTTTATGGCCACGTTCATGCGTAGCTTTATTATGTCAATGGGATTAGGAACTTCTTTGATTTTCCTAGTGATCATGTTAGGACTAATGTTTATGCTATCTCGTTCAATTAGTAACGAGAAATCAAGTCCGTCTACCGCCAATGCAATTTATTACACGATGACGGTGTTGTTTGGAGTTTCGGTGAGTCCATTGTTGGTGATTTACAACATCAACACGATTGGGCTAGCCATGTTAGCAACGGCTGTTATGTTTGGAGGGTTAACGTACTACGCTAATCACACCAAAAAGGATTACATTCCGATGTCCATCTATCTGTTCTGGGGTCTGTTAGCTGCCATTATTCTTTCAGTTGTGGCGGCCTTCATTCGGGTTCCGGGATTGTACTTGTTAATCGATGTGGTCATGTTAGTCATATTTGCTTTCTACATCATTATAGATACGCAAAGTGTAAAACGGTTTGCGAACCAAGTTAGTTCAGAAGCTCAGTTAGAAAAATTTAGTACTTTAGGTGCTTTAAACATTTACCTGGATGTCTTGAACTTGTTTGAAATTCTGGTTGAATTAATCGGAATGGGTCAAAACAATAACAATTAG
- a CDS encoding glutamate--cysteine ligase, with translation MTQVNQANQSLVQLLFKGQMGIEIEEHRVDQDRQSLSQFDHPQQLGNRRHQPYFQTDFSESMEELITAPHHRLVGVTNQLHNLQQLLNEQLQPHEIVWPLSMPPRLQAADVTFLEQTFKREWYQGYRDLLLAKYGPLRHIMCGIHVSYSPDPAIVTWYQKQQHLDNFTTAKNQLLFQITQHLVGFRWLLTYLYGASPLDENQTGLQPPVRSIRASQKGFANLPDVHIEYNTLTGFIQEQADAIKTGQLFAPSEFYGPVRLKGSDDLDTILDTGIQYLELRVLDDDPFALDGLQLTTLQFVKLLMVAGILFPRDWNVETLQQAANANQQVAMADPTMPLPAELHLQAQRLIDQLQSVLDRLQNASELQVALDLVQEQINDPLRTTGAKLAKEIKDNSLIEFGFRQGERFKQIRMQAPLEQQFLEIAPELISQYRYLSQTGIPFVVESPTTLTVQPNSEQEMTVTDKTSLATLQARWG, from the coding sequence ATGACGCAAGTAAATCAAGCAAATCAGTCGTTGGTGCAGTTATTGTTTAAGGGTCAAATGGGGATTGAGATTGAAGAGCATCGCGTTGATCAAGACCGGCAAAGTCTGTCTCAGTTTGATCATCCGCAGCAACTAGGTAATCGGCGTCACCAACCTTATTTTCAAACTGATTTTTCTGAAAGTATGGAGGAACTAATTACGGCTCCGCATCACCGGCTCGTGGGGGTTACGAATCAACTTCATAATTTACAGCAACTGCTAAACGAACAGTTGCAGCCCCATGAAATTGTGTGGCCGTTATCCATGCCACCTCGGTTGCAAGCAGCTGACGTAACCTTTTTAGAACAAACCTTTAAGCGGGAATGGTATCAGGGTTATCGTGATTTATTATTGGCCAAATACGGACCGTTACGCCACATCATGTGTGGGATTCACGTTAGTTATTCGCCGGACCCAGCGATTGTGACGTGGTATCAGAAACAACAGCATTTAGATAATTTTACGACGGCGAAGAATCAATTATTGTTTCAAATTACCCAGCATTTGGTAGGGTTCCGTTGGCTGTTAACGTATTTATACGGAGCAAGTCCCTTAGATGAAAATCAAACTGGCCTCCAACCACCGGTTAGATCAATTCGAGCCAGTCAGAAGGGATTTGCTAATTTACCGGACGTTCACATTGAGTATAATACGCTGACCGGCTTCATTCAGGAACAAGCGGACGCCATTAAGACGGGACAGTTATTTGCTCCTAGTGAATTTTATGGACCGGTTCGATTAAAGGGTAGTGATGATTTAGATACGATTCTGGACACTGGGATTCAATACTTGGAATTACGCGTGCTGGATGATGATCCGTTTGCACTGGATGGGCTGCAGCTAACCACGTTACAGTTTGTCAAACTACTGATGGTAGCAGGGATTCTCTTTCCGCGTGATTGGAATGTGGAGACGTTGCAACAAGCCGCCAATGCTAATCAGCAGGTGGCCATGGCTGATCCGACGATGCCTTTGCCAGCTGAATTACACTTGCAAGCCCAACGCTTAATTGACCAATTACAATCGGTGTTGGATCGACTTCAGAATGCTTCAGAGTTACAAGTAGCATTAGATTTAGTGCAGGAACAAATTAATGATCCGTTAAGAACCACGGGAGCCAAGTTGGCAAAAGAGATTAAGGACAATTCTCTAATTGAATTTGGATTTCGACAGGGAGAACGGTTCAAGCAAATTCGGATGCAGGCACCATTGGAGCAGCAATTCTTAGAGATTGCGCCGGAGTTGATTTCTCAATATCGCTATTTATCACAGACGGGAATTCCGTTTGTGGTTGAATCACCGACTACACTTACCGTTCAGCCTAATTCAGAGCAGGAAATGACAGTTACGGATAAAACCTCACTAGCGACGCTGCAAGCCCGCTGGGGGTAG
- the rpmF gene encoding 50S ribosomal protein L32, whose amino-acid sequence MAVPKRKTSKARRDMRRGHIKLTVPGMSPCPNCGELRKSHYVCPSCGYYNGKEVVAQKNN is encoded by the coding sequence ATGGCTGTACCAAAGAGAAAAACTTCTAAAGCAAGAAGAGATATGCGTCGGGGACACATTAAACTGACAGTGCCAGGCATGAGTCCATGTCCTAACTGTGGTGAATTACGTAAGTCTCACTACGTTTGCCCTAGCTGTGGCTACTACAACGGCAAAGAAGTCGTTGCACAAAAGAACAACTAA
- a CDS encoding YceD family protein, protein MKWSFEKLQSYQKAPFEEQGELDLKSDLTTRYPDEILDATPFTVNVSAVADHGDVIVDADVQGSVTVPSSRSLTPFKLPLKFHFTEVYVNTKAALDRYENDVVVIKVDDDGEVDFNKAVADNVIIQIPMQLLSPDEQAGASMPTGDDWEVISEADYKHQHEESNQVDPRLANLKQFYADDDDKA, encoded by the coding sequence ATGAAATGGTCCTTTGAAAAATTACAAAGCTATCAAAAGGCACCGTTTGAGGAACAGGGTGAATTGGATCTAAAGTCCGATTTAACGACCCGGTATCCGGATGAAATTTTGGATGCTACGCCGTTTACGGTGAATGTTTCTGCGGTGGCTGATCATGGTGACGTAATTGTGGATGCGGACGTGCAAGGATCGGTTACCGTTCCATCGTCACGTTCCTTAACTCCATTTAAATTGCCACTTAAATTTCACTTTACAGAAGTTTATGTTAATACAAAAGCAGCCTTAGATCGTTACGAAAACGATGTCGTCGTGATTAAAGTTGATGACGATGGCGAGGTTGATTTTAATAAGGCAGTGGCAGATAATGTAATTATTCAGATTCCGATGCAATTACTTTCCCCAGACGAACAAGCTGGGGCATCAATGCCAACCGGTGACGACTGGGAAGTAATTTCTGAAGCTGATTACAAACATCAGCATGAGGAATCTAATCAAGTTGATCCACGTCTTGCTAATCTGAAACAGTTTTATGCGGATGATGACGACAAGGCTTAA
- a CDS encoding nucleotidyltransferase: MKPTAVAIIAEYVPFHNGHLYQLQQAQQRTQADVTVAIMSGNWTQRGEPAIFDKWTRTKMALAGGIDLVVELPAVAAVQPAHLFAKNAVELVQALDCDYLAFGCEHADWDFNQFTQQQVQPSGAEFADHHRSFPQAFQQALQRELGIELTEPNDTLGFWYSQALAAHNASLQLVPIKRRVSGHQEQDLHATISSGTAIRKAMLAENRDYLTSVPAATVRLMATAQPVTWEQYWSYLKYAINSHSLTELRTIYQMTEGLEHRIKRAVVATHSFAEFLELIKTKRYTYPRLQRLCTNILLNYQTTAVADYQPVLRILGMSTAGQGYLHSLKKQLSIPLITTATKSFLENELQLENRAGLITELVTGVVQDRRRSVIRMEAIKE, translated from the coding sequence ATGAAACCAACGGCCGTAGCAATTATTGCTGAATACGTTCCCTTTCATAACGGGCATTTGTACCAGTTACAACAAGCTCAGCAACGAACGCAGGCGGATGTCACCGTGGCGATCATGAGTGGTAATTGGACCCAACGAGGGGAGCCAGCTATTTTTGATAAGTGGACGCGGACGAAAATGGCATTGGCCGGTGGGATTGATTTAGTAGTGGAATTGCCGGCGGTAGCTGCCGTTCAACCCGCTCATTTGTTTGCTAAGAATGCAGTCGAACTGGTCCAAGCGCTGGATTGTGACTATTTGGCCTTTGGCTGTGAACATGCTGATTGGGATTTTAATCAATTTACGCAGCAGCAAGTGCAACCCAGTGGAGCGGAATTTGCAGATCATCACCGTTCCTTTCCCCAGGCGTTTCAACAAGCTCTGCAACGCGAACTGGGAATTGAACTGACGGAACCCAACGACACCCTTGGCTTTTGGTATTCGCAGGCGTTGGCGGCACACAATGCTTCGTTGCAATTAGTCCCCATCAAACGACGGGTGAGCGGGCATCAAGAACAGGATCTACATGCCACGATTTCCAGTGGAACGGCGATTCGAAAAGCCATGTTGGCAGAGAATCGGGACTATCTAACTAGTGTGCCAGCGGCCACCGTCCGGTTAATGGCCACGGCTCAACCCGTTACGTGGGAGCAATATTGGTCGTACCTGAAGTATGCCATTAATTCTCACTCGTTAACTGAATTACGGACCATTTATCAAATGACAGAAGGGCTTGAGCATCGAATCAAACGGGCAGTTGTAGCTACTCATTCCTTTGCCGAGTTTCTGGAGTTGATTAAAACCAAACGATACACTTATCCGCGGTTGCAACGCTTGTGTACGAATATCTTATTAAACTACCAAACAACCGCCGTGGCTGATTATCAACCAGTCCTGAGGATTCTAGGGATGTCTACGGCCGGGCAAGGTTATCTGCACTCACTCAAAAAACAGTTGTCCATTCCGTTGATTACCACGGCGACGAAATCATTTTTAGAAAACGAACTGCAACTGGAAAACCGAGCGGGATTAATTACGGAACTGGTTACCGGGGTGGTTCAGGATCGGCGTCGCTCTGTGATTAGAATGGAAGCTATCAAGGAGTAG
- a CDS encoding class I SAM-dependent DNA methyltransferase, which produces MIYSQFATFYDQLFDNDLYPQWVNYLQKYVQPGANVLDLACGTGRLLVLLGQAGYAVAGADLSSEMLTLANQHAEAADLEIPLFQLNMLALDGLGQFDAVTCFDDSLCYLADLDEVTQAFQQVAQHLVTGGQFCFDVITPYQTDVKYPGYMYNYQDEEQSFMWTTYAGEWPHSVEHDLTFFLYQADLDAYQSYSETHYERTYELEAYRQALHSAGFTNVTVSANFGKQPVTDQTTRWFFHGVKS; this is translated from the coding sequence ATGATTTACAGTCAGTTTGCCACTTTTTATGATCAGTTGTTTGACAACGACCTATATCCCCAGTGGGTGAATTATCTGCAAAAATACGTGCAACCTGGTGCGAACGTTTTGGACCTTGCTTGTGGTACGGGTCGTTTACTGGTGTTGTTAGGCCAAGCTGGCTATGCGGTAGCGGGGGCCGATTTGTCGAGTGAGATGCTCACTTTGGCTAATCAACATGCTGAGGCAGCTGATTTAGAAATTCCGTTGTTTCAACTCAATATGTTAGCTTTGGATGGCTTGGGTCAATTTGATGCGGTGACCTGTTTTGATGATTCTCTGTGTTACCTAGCTGATTTAGATGAAGTTACCCAGGCTTTCCAGCAAGTTGCTCAGCATCTGGTCACCGGTGGCCAGTTTTGCTTTGATGTGATTACCCCGTACCAAACTGATGTTAAGTACCCAGGATATATGTATAACTATCAGGATGAGGAGCAATCCTTTATGTGGACCACTTACGCTGGGGAATGGCCACATTCGGTGGAGCATGATTTGACCTTTTTCTTGTATCAAGCAGATTTAGATGCCTACCAGTCTTATTCTGAAACTCATTACGAACGAACCTATGAACTAGAAGCATATCGACAAGCTTTACATTCTGCCGGGTTTACCAACGTTACGGTTAGTGCCAACTTTGGGAAACAACCGGTTACAGATCAGACCACCCGGTGGTTTTTCCATGGAGTTAAATCATGA
- the rsfS gene encoding ribosome silencing factor has protein sequence MNNQAILETVVKAADERRAHDIVVLNIEKLSVMGRYFVIMDADSDRQVKAIANNIIDKLEEQQISISHVEGKDQANWILIEAGEVIVHVFKKETREFYNLEKLWTDAQVEDISAWITED, from the coding sequence ATGAATAATCAAGCCATTTTAGAAACAGTTGTGAAGGCTGCCGATGAGCGGCGGGCGCACGACATTGTCGTTTTAAACATTGAAAAATTAAGTGTAATGGGACGCTACTTTGTCATTATGGACGCCGATTCTGATCGGCAGGTCAAAGCAATTGCTAATAACATTATCGATAAGTTAGAAGAACAACAGATTTCCATTAGTCACGTGGAAGGTAAAGACCAGGCGAACTGGATTTTAATCGAAGCCGGGGAAGTCATTGTTCACGTGTTTAAAAAAGAAACCCGTGAATTTTACAACCTGGAAAAATTGTGGACGGATGCACAGGTGGAAGACATCTCTGCTTGGATTACCGAGGATTAA
- the yqeK gene encoding bis(5'-nucleosyl)-tetraphosphatase (symmetrical) YqeK, translated as MAHVNLNYQAYAAFDRDEIIAKMSKQLKQSRLEHCLRVEQTAIELAQENDADVTVAGLAGLVHDYAKQRDVDEFTTLIKQDHLDPELLKYGRAIWHGYVGYLMIQRELGINDNRILRAVKYHTIGAPVMDVYAQIVYMADYIEPERDFTGVDEARAITQHNLWDGVVYQNAQTMKRLVNNQQAIYPAAIVAYNVIAAGQK; from the coding sequence ATGGCACACGTTAATTTAAATTATCAAGCTTATGCGGCTTTTGATCGGGATGAAATCATTGCTAAAATGAGCAAGCAGCTCAAACAATCCCGGCTCGAGCATTGTTTGCGCGTTGAACAGACCGCCATTGAGCTGGCCCAGGAAAATGATGCAGATGTGACGGTGGCAGGATTAGCTGGTTTGGTACATGATTATGCCAAACAGCGTGATGTAGATGAGTTTACGACCCTAATTAAGCAGGACCACCTGGATCCAGAACTCTTAAAGTATGGGCGGGCAATCTGGCACGGGTACGTGGGTTACTTAATGATCCAGCGGGAACTCGGTATTAATGATAACCGGATTCTGCGGGCCGTCAAATACCATACCATTGGGGCTCCTGTGATGGACGTGTACGCGCAAATTGTCTACATGGCAGACTACATTGAACCGGAACGTGATTTTACCGGAGTTGATGAAGCTCGAGCAATTACCCAGCATAACCTGTGGGACGGGGTCGTTTACCAAAACGCCCAAACGATGAAACGATTAGTGAACAACCAACAAGCCATTTATCCAGCTGCGATTGTTGCTTATAATGTGATTGCGGCAGGCCAAAAATAG
- a CDS encoding nicotinate-nucleotide adenylyltransferase, which yields MRKLKVGLLGGTFNPVHQGHLIIAEQALAQLQLDRVDFLPDFLPPHVDHKEAIAAHHRVAMLQLAIQKNERFGLELAEIERQGKSYSYDTMKELQTQHPNVEYYFIIGGDMVAYLDKWYRIADLIQLVTFVGVNRPETTAVSPYPVQWIKVPAFAVSSSLIRTNLSQGRAVRYLLPDLVLDYIKEHQLYGTR from the coding sequence ATGCGAAAATTAAAAGTAGGATTACTCGGGGGGACCTTTAATCCGGTCCACCAGGGACATTTAATCATTGCAGAGCAGGCTTTAGCTCAACTGCAGTTAGATCGAGTGGACTTTCTTCCGGACTTTTTGCCACCGCATGTCGATCATAAGGAAGCTATTGCTGCTCATCATCGGGTGGCCATGTTACAATTAGCGATTCAGAAAAATGAACGCTTTGGCCTGGAGCTAGCAGAAATTGAACGACAGGGAAAAAGTTATAGTTACGATACGATGAAAGAGCTGCAAACCCAGCATCCCAACGTGGAATACTATTTCATCATTGGCGGCGATATGGTTGCCTACCTTGATAAATGGTATCGGATTGCTGATTTAATCCAGCTGGTCACCTTTGTGGGGGTGAACCGACCGGAAACAACGGCAGTTTCTCCCTACCCAGTCCAATGGATTAAAGTGCCGGCTTTTGCGGTGTCTTCGTCATTGATTCGTACCAATCTCAGTCAAGGAAGAGCTGTTCGTTATTTATTACCAGATTTAGTTTTAGATTACATTAAGGAGCATCAACTTTATGGCACACGTTAA
- the yhbY gene encoding ribosome assembly RNA-binding protein YhbY, whose translation MQLTGKQKRFLRANANQLRPIFSVGKNGLNDVWLKEVAQAVDKRELVKVSIQQSADVAPADVKAFIEANSDIQVVQTIGKTVLLFHESSQPNRRDISHGVYQL comes from the coding sequence ATGCAACTAACGGGGAAACAAAAGCGATTTTTACGGGCCAATGCAAACCAACTCCGTCCGATTTTTTCGGTGGGGAAAAACGGGCTCAATGACGTCTGGTTGAAAGAAGTCGCTCAGGCAGTTGATAAGCGAGAATTGGTAAAGGTCAGCATCCAACAAAGTGCGGACGTTGCTCCGGCAGATGTGAAAGCATTTATTGAGGCCAACAGCGACATCCAAGTGGTCCAAACGATTGGGAAAACGGTCTTACTTTTTCATGAATCTAGTCAGCCGAACCGCCGCGATATCTCCCACGGAGTTTATCAACTATAG